One Besnoitia besnoiti strain Bb-Ger1 chromosome VIII, whole genome shotgun sequence DNA segment encodes these proteins:
- a CDS encoding DNA-directed RNA polymerase II RPB3 (encoded by transcript BESB_081480): MDSFFSQPVPAPGDSQVLGSDGRAPLGSFPADRSQAAAAELSKLAPEDAGAHAGGASLGASLAAAGGEASRFDRDAFGPVSGSQPTAFPAFAGLGAGAVGPLASEPSIVVKEVSPQRVKFILENCDVSIANALRRVMIAEVPTLAIDLVTVYENTSVLHDEYLSHRLGLLPIDSTRVAEFVNREDCDCADHCPRCSVQYALDVVCQNDSLLVTHRDITADHASHGPALAGGGFLDLGCPMPVPLLREMQQKELDGIPIVKLRRNQSVNMRMTAIKGIGKLHAKWSPVATASYKFEPEIAFQEELLARAPAEVKRQIAASCPREVYSFTDDTATGGNGILRVENKMNCIYCDQCKIKAQDLGYRKLVRVEPNERKFYFTVESTGVMPAEQIVEMAFDILLNKVASLERLVAQANARTTGHVRAAAPGDSNGAERPAAGAGAVRLDLD; this comes from the exons ATGGAcagcttcttctctcagCCTGTCCCTGCGCCGGGGGACAGTCAAGTCCTAggcagcgacggccgcgcgcctctcggctcCTTCCCCGCCGACCGCtcgcaggcagccgccgcggagttGTCGAAATTGGCGCCAGAGGACGCTGGGGCCCACGCCGGCGGGGCCTCGTTGGGCGCGTCgttggcggccgcgggcggcgaggcgagccgctTCGACAGAGACGCCTTCGGGCCCGTCTCTGGATCCCAACCGACCGCGTTCCCGGCCTTCGCGGGCCTCGGTGCGGGCGCCGTCGGGCCCCTCGCCTCCGAGCCCAGCATCGTCGTGAAGGAAgtctcgccgcagagagtGAAATTCATTCTAGAAAACTGCGACGTCTCGATCGCGAACGCACTGAGAAGAGTCATG ATCGCCGAGGTCCCAACCCTGGCTATTGACCTCGTGACAGTGTACGAGAATACCAGCGTCCTGCACGACGAATATCTCTCCCACAG GCTGGGGCTGCTCCCGATAGACAGCACGCGGGTGGCGGAGTTCGTCAACCGCGAG GACTGCGACTGCGCAGATCACTGCCCGCGCTGTAGCGTGCAGTATGCTCTCGACGTGGTGTGCCAGAACGACTCGCTGCTGGTCACGCACCGAGACATCACAGCCGATCACGCGAGCCACGGcccggcgctcgcgggcggaggCTTCCTCGACCTGGGCTGCCCGATGCCAGTCCCTCTGCTGCGAGAAATGCAGCAAAAGGAACTC GACGGGATTCCCATCGTGAAGCTGAGGCGAAATCAGAGCGTCAACATGCGCATGACGGCGATCAAG GGAATCGGGAAGCTGCATGCGAAGTGGTCGCCAGTCGCGACAGCCTCGTACAAGTTCGAACCGGAGATCGCTTTCCAAGAAgagctcctcgcccgcgccccggCGGAGGTCAAGAGGCAGAT AGCGGCGTCGTGCCCGCGAGAGGTCTACTCTTTCACCGACGACACTGCCACAGGCG GCAACGGCATTCTACGCGTCGAGAATAAAATGAACTGCAT ctATTGCGACCAGTGCAAGATAAAAGCGCAAGATCTCGGCTACCGGAAGTTGGTTCGAGTCGAGCCGAACGAGCGGAAGTTCTATTTCACTGTCGAG TCCACGGGCGTGATGCCTGCCGAGCAAATCGTGGAGATGGCGTTTGACATTCTTCTGAACAAAGTCGCCTCGCtggagcgcctcgtcgcgcaggctAACGCGCGCACGACTGGCCatgtgcgcgccgccgcgccgggcgactcgaacggcgcagagcgcccaGCTGCAGGAGCGGGCGCGGTGCGTCTCGACTTGGACTAA